From the genome of Saccopteryx bilineata isolate mSacBil1 chromosome 6, mSacBil1_pri_phased_curated, whole genome shotgun sequence, one region includes:
- the LOC136308172 gene encoding kelch repeat and BTB domain-containing protein 7, whose product MQSREDGPRSRRLGSPRGGRRPKRISKPSVSAFFTGPEELKDAAHSAALLAQLKSFYDSRLLCDVTIEVVTPGSGPGTGRLFSCNRNVLAAACPYFKSMFTGGMYESQQANVTMHDVDAESFEVLVEYCYTGRVSLSEANVQRLYAASDMLQLEYVREACASFLARRLDLTNCTAILKFADAFDHNKLRSQAQSFIAHNFKQLSRMGSVQEESLADLTLAQLQAVLRLDSLDTESERTVCHVAVQWLEAAPKERGSSAAEVFKCVRWALFTDEDRDYLEGLLTKPIVKKYCLDTIEGALQVRYGDMLYKSLVPKADSSSGSSVVSFTENPPQRLGMCAKEMVIFFGHPRDPFLCYDPYSGDIYTMPSPLASLAHTKTITSSAVCVSPDHDIYLAAQPRKHLWVYKPAQNSWQQLADRLLCREGMDVAYLNGYIYILGGRDPITGIKLKEVECYSVQRNQWALVAPVPHSFYSFELIVVQNYLYAVNSKRMLCYDPSHNMWLNCASLKRSDFQEACVFNNEIYCICDIPVMKVYNPARGEWRRISNIPLFSEIHNYQIVSHDQKLLLITSTTPQWKKNRVTVYEYDTREDQWINIGTVLGLLQFDSGFICLCARVYPSCLEPGQSFITEEDDARSESSNDWDLDGFSELDSESGSSSSFSDGEVWVQVAPQRNAQDQGSL is encoded by the coding sequence ATGCAGTCCCGGGAAGACGGTCCCCGCTCTCGCCGCCTCGGCAGTCCCCGTGGTGGGAGGCGGCCCAAGAGGATTTCCAAACCCTCTGTTTCGGCTTTTTTCACGGGCCCGGAAGAGCTGAAGGACGCGGCCCATTCTGCCGCCCTGCTGGCACAGCTCAAGTCCTTCTATGACTCCCGGCTGCTCTGTGATGTGACCATCGAGGTGGTGACGCCTGGCAGTGGGCCTGGCACAGGCCGCCTTTTTTCCTGCAACCGTAACGTGCTGGCCGCCGCTTGTCCCTACTTCAAGAGCATGTTCACCGGCGGCATGTACGAGAGCCAGCAGGCGAATGTGACCATGCACGATGTGGATGCCGAGTCCTTCGAGGTGTTGGTCGAATACTGCTACACGGGTCGCGTGTCCCTGAGTGAGGCCAATGTGCAGCGTCTTTATGCAGCCTCTGACATGCTACAGCTCGAGTATGTGCGGGAAGCCTGTGCCTCCTTCTTAGCCCGCCGCCTTGACCTGACCAACTGCACCGCCATCCTCAAGTTCGCCGATGCCTTCGACCATAACAAGCTGCGATCACAGGCCCAGTCCTTTATAGCGCACAACTTCAAACAGCTCAGCCGGATGGGTTCAGTTCAGGAGGAGTCTCTGGCCGATCTGACCctggcccagctgcaggctgTTCTGCGCCTGGATAGTCTCGACACCGAGAGTGAGCGGACTGTGTGTCATGTGGCTGTGCAGTGGTTGGAGGCGGCCCCCAAGGAGCGGGGTTCCAGTGCAGCAGAAGTCTTCAAGTGTGTCCGCTGGGCACTTTTCACTGATGAAGATCGTGATTACCTGGAAGGGCTGTTGACTAAGCCCATTGTGAAGAAGTACTGTCTCGACACTATTGAAGGGGCTCTGCAGGTGCGATATGGCGACATGTTGTACAAGTCTCTGGTGCCGAAGGCAGACAGTAGCAGCGGCAGCTCCGTTGTATCCTTTACCGAAAATCCACCCCAGAGGCTGGGTATGTGTGCCAAGGAGATGGTGATCTTCTTTGGACATCCCAGAGATCCCTTTCTCTGCTATGACCCATACTCGGGGGACATTTACACAATGCCATCACCTTTGGCTAGTTTGGCTCACACTAAGACTATCACCTCCTCAGCTGTCTGTGTCTCTCCAGACCATGACATTTACCTAGCTGCCCAGCCCAGGAAACACCTCTGGGTGTATAAACCAGCCCAGAATAGTTGGCAGCAACTTGCAGATCGCTTGCTCTGTCGTGAGGGCATGGATGTGGCGTACCTCAATGGCTACATTTACATCTTGGGTGGGCGAGACCCTATTACTGGAATTAAATTGAAGGAGGTGGAATGCTACAGTGTTCAGAGGAATCAGTGGGCACTGGTGGCTCCAGTACCCCATTCCTTCTATTCCTTTGAACTCATAGTTGTTCAGAACTACCTTTATGCTGTGAACAGTAAGCGCATGCTCTGCTATGATCCCAGCCACAATATGTGGTTGAACTGTGCTTCTCTTAAACGTAGTGACTTTCAGGAAGCCtgtgtcttcaacaatgagatcTATTGTATCTGTGACATCCCGGTCATGAAGGTCTATAACCCAGCCAGGGGAGAATGGCGGAGAATTAGTAATATTCCCTTGTTCTCAGAAATCCACAACTACCAAATTGTCAGTCACGACCAAAAGTTGCTTCTCATCACTTCTACCACcccacaatggaaaaaaaaccgGGTGACTGTGTATGAATATGATACTAGGGAAGACCAGTGGATTAATATAGGTACCGTGTTGGGTCTTTTGCAGTTTGACTCTGGCTTTATTTGCCTCTGTGCTCGTGTTTATCCTTCTTGCCTTGAACCTGGTCAGAGTTTCATCACTGAAGAAGATGATGCACGGAGTGAGTCTAGTAATGATTGGGACTTAGATGGATTCAGTGAGCTGGACTCTGAGTCAGGAAGTTCAAGCTCTTTTTCTGATGGTGAAGTCTGGGTGCAGGTTGCACCTCAACGAAATGCGCAAGATCAGggttctttgtaa